A genome region from Dolichospermum compactum NIES-806 includes the following:
- the tilS gene encoding tRNA lysidine(34) synthetase TilS produces the protein MSWTPLHAQIHRTIRVRHLFERDKNLLVAVSGGQDSLCLIKLLLDLQPKWEWNIAIAHCDHCWREDSQANAHHVENLAKSWNTPFYLKTANQPINTEATARNWRYQALTKIAQCYNYQYIITGHTASDRAETLLYNLIRGTGTDGLQALTWQRPLTENITLIRPLLEITRSQTEQFCQKFHLPIWEDSTNQNLKHPRNRIRQQLIPYLKENFNPQVEANLAQTAELLQAEVEFLEQTALQWRLEASAKGDKDNLQINRRILLKAPLAIQRRVMRQILQEILPHAPNFEHIEKLTALITAPNRSQTDPFPGGSTAIVQGDWITLN, from the coding sequence ATGTCCTGGACACCCCTCCACGCCCAAATACATCGTACCATCCGCGTCCGTCATTTATTTGAGCGCGACAAAAATCTATTAGTCGCAGTATCCGGTGGACAAGACTCTTTATGCTTAATTAAATTATTATTAGACTTACAACCCAAATGGGAATGGAACATAGCCATAGCCCATTGTGATCATTGTTGGCGTGAAGACTCTCAAGCTAATGCTCACCATGTTGAAAATTTAGCGAAAAGCTGGAACACACCCTTTTATTTAAAAACAGCCAACCAACCTATCAATACTGAAGCCACAGCCAGAAATTGGCGATATCAAGCCTTAACGAAAATCGCCCAATGTTATAACTATCAATATATTATTACCGGACATACCGCCAGCGATCGCGCCGAAACCTTACTATACAATTTGATTCGTGGTACTGGCACAGACGGTTTACAAGCATTAACTTGGCAACGTCCACTCACCGAAAATATTACCCTAATCCGTCCACTCCTAGAAATCACCCGTTCCCAAACAGAACAATTTTGCCAAAAATTTCATCTCCCAATATGGGAAGACTCCACCAATCAAAACCTCAAACATCCCCGCAACCGCATTCGCCAACAACTAATTCCATATCTCAAAGAAAACTTCAACCCCCAAGTAGAAGCAAACCTAGCCCAAACAGCAGAACTCCTCCAAGCAGAGGTAGAATTTCTAGAACAAACAGCCCTTCAGTGGCGGCTAGAAGCCTCAGCAAAGGGTGATAAAGATAATTTACAAATAAACAGGCGAATTTTACTAAAAGCACCCCTAGCAATACAACGTCGAGTCATGCGTCAGATCCTCCAAGAAATACTTCCCCATGCACCCAACTTTGAACACATTGAAAAACTCACAGCCCTAATCACAGCCCCCAATCGTTCCCAAACAGATCCTTTTCCTGGAGGTTCAACAGCCATAGTCCAAGGTGACTGGATTACCCTCAATTAA
- a CDS encoding type IIL restriction-modification enzyme MmeI, whose amino-acid sequence MPLSWNEIKQRAIAFSKEWENETSEKSESQSFWNDFFNVFGISRRRVASFEKPIKKADNKQGFIDLLWKGMILVEHKSRSKDLDKATQQAKDYFPNLKEHELPKYILVSDFQKFRLYDLDTNETKEFELKDFVNHVHLFGFMAGYEKRVYKDEDPVNIAAAELMGDLHDRLKEIGYIGHDLEVYLVRLLFCMFADDSPR is encoded by the coding sequence ATGCCTCTAAGTTGGAATGAAATTAAGCAAAGGGCGATCGCCTTTTCTAAGGAATGGGAAAATGAGACTTCGGAGAAGTCAGAGTCGCAATCCTTCTGGAATGACTTTTTTAATGTGTTTGGCATTTCACGGCGAAGAGTAGCTAGTTTTGAGAAACCAATCAAAAAGGCGGATAATAAACAAGGCTTTATCGATCTTTTGTGGAAAGGAATGATTTTGGTGGAGCATAAGTCTAGGAGCAAGGACTTAGATAAGGCTACACAACAAGCTAAAGATTATTTTCCAAATTTAAAGGAGCATGAGTTACCGAAATATATTTTAGTTTCGGATTTCCAAAAATTTAGGCTTTATGATTTAGATACGAACGAAACCAAAGAGTTTGAGCTAAAGGATTTTGTAAATCATGTGCATCTATTCGGCTTTATGGCGGGATATGAAAAACGGGTTTATAAGGATGAAGATCCTGTCAATATTGCGGCGGCGGAATTGATGGGGGATCTGCATGATCGCCTCAAAGAAATTGGTTACATAGGGCATGATCTAGAAGTATATCTAGTGCGGCTATTGTTCTGTATGTTTGCTGATGATAGCCCTAGATAA
- a CDS encoding type II toxin-antitoxin system HicB family antitoxin: MITEYIAKAMQKATYELLEDGTFYGEIPDCEGVWSQANSLESCRENLQDALEGWVILGIRLGHQFPVLDGVGLNSLQEVA, encoded by the coding sequence ATGATAACTGAATACATTGCCAAAGCCATGCAAAAGGCGACCTATGAGTTGCTAGAAGACGGTACTTTTTACGGGGAAATTCCTGATTGTGAAGGTGTTTGGAGTCAAGCCAACAGCCTGGAATCCTGTCGAGAGAACTTGCAAGATGCTTTAGAAGGCTGGGTTATCTTGGGAATCCGTTTGGGTCATCAATTCCCCGTGCTTGATGGTGTGGGCTTAAATTCACTACAAGAGGTTGCCTGA
- the psaX gene encoding photosystem I protein PsaX, translated as MTAKGKPAAKPSYVFRTGWALLLLAVNFLVAAYYFHIIE; from the coding sequence ATGACTGCTAAAGGCAAACCCGCTGCTAAACCTTCCTACGTTTTCCGTACTGGTTGGGCATTGTTACTTTTGGCTGTTAACTTTTTGGTAGCAGCTTACTACTTCCACATCATTGAATAG
- the devC gene encoding ABC transporter permease DevC, with translation MISIFQKLCRRTPLGWLQLTHEKSRLFVAVSGIAFADVLMFMQSGFQTALYDSNTRLHRSLQADIILISPQARSLQSMSIFSRRRLYQAMDVPGVKSAEAMYCNHIIWKNPQTRLETGVLIIGINPDQPAFDLPEINQQLQKIKLPNTVLFDRAARGEYQQAIQQIQQGKTVTTEINGNTITIGGLFKLGASFAADGSLITSANNFSQIFARQPTSSVSIGLVKIKPGYKLDQVVAQLKAYLKDDVKVLTHQEFIEFENNFWSSNSPIGFIFNLGVSMGFAVGVIIVYQVLSTDVNAHLREYATFKAIGYRHNYLLTIVFEEALILAALGFFPGLAVSLGLYQLTRTATNLPMYMTIIRGVQVLFLTIIMCAISGAIATSKLQSADPADMF, from the coding sequence ATGATTAGTATTTTTCAAAAATTGTGCCGACGAACTCCTTTGGGTTGGTTACAACTTACCCATGAAAAAAGCCGTTTATTTGTAGCAGTATCTGGTATTGCTTTTGCCGATGTTCTCATGTTTATGCAGTCAGGTTTTCAAACTGCTTTATATGATAGTAATACTAGATTACATCGGAGTTTACAAGCTGATATTATTCTCATTAGTCCCCAAGCCCGTAGCTTACAAAGTATGTCTATTTTTTCTCGTAGACGACTCTATCAAGCAATGGATGTACCAGGGGTGAAATCGGCTGAAGCTATGTATTGTAACCATATTATTTGGAAGAATCCCCAAACACGATTAGAAACAGGAGTGTTAATTATTGGCATTAATCCAGATCAACCAGCTTTTGACTTACCAGAAATTAATCAACAATTACAAAAAATTAAATTACCAAATACAGTTTTATTTGATCGGGCAGCCAGAGGAGAATATCAGCAAGCAATTCAGCAAATTCAACAAGGTAAAACTGTTACAACTGAAATTAATGGTAATACAATTACTATTGGTGGCTTATTTAAACTTGGTGCTTCCTTTGCGGCAGATGGTAGCTTAATTACCAGTGCAAATAACTTCTCCCAAATCTTTGCCAGACAACCTACAAGTAGTGTGAGTATCGGTTTAGTTAAAATCAAACCAGGCTATAAACTTGATCAAGTTGTTGCCCAATTAAAGGCTTATTTAAAAGATGATGTTAAGGTTCTTACTCATCAGGAATTTATCGAATTTGAAAATAATTTTTGGAGTAGTAATTCCCCCATTGGGTTTATTTTCAACCTCGGTGTATCAATGGGATTCGCAGTTGGGGTAATTATTGTTTATCAAGTTCTTTCCACCGATGTTAATGCCCATTTACGAGAATATGCAACTTTCAAAGCCATAGGATATCGTCATAATTATTTACTAACTATAGTTTTTGAAGAAGCTTTAATTTTAGCAGCTTTGGGATTTTTTCCAGGGTTAGCTGTATCTTTAGGACTTTACCAACTAACCAGAACAGCGACAAACTTGCCCATGTATATGACGATAATTCGTGGTGTACAAGTCCTCTTTTTAACTATAATTATGTGTGCTATTTCTGGAGCAATTGCTACTAGCAAACTCCAATCTGCTGATCCTGCGGATATGTTTTAA
- a CDS encoding Uma2 family endonuclease, producing MTIATEIPIQQQLLSFGDFIIRYGDSNRYELIDGEVFDLEPTGYHEEVSAFTTTKICAQIDAIGLNWFVLQRGLLRPSNLGMTAFRPDVMVVDRNELTKELLWDDQSILSLGSSIKFVMEVVNSNWQNDYARKVEDYAILGIPEYWIADYAGLGGTRHIGKPKQPTLSICTLVKGEYEIQQIRGNQPITSPTFPNFKLTAEQVLKAGR from the coding sequence ATGACCATTGCAACCGAAATACCAATACAACAGCAGTTACTAAGTTTTGGCGATTTTATCATCCGTTATGGTGACAGTAACCGCTACGAACTGATTGATGGAGAGGTGTTTGATTTGGAACCAACAGGCTACCATGAAGAAGTTTCAGCTTTTACCACCACAAAAATTTGCGCCCAAATTGATGCAATAGGTTTAAATTGGTTTGTCCTTCAGCGAGGATTGCTACGTCCTTCTAACTTGGGTATGACAGCATTTCGACCTGATGTTATGGTTGTTGACCGCAATGAACTTACAAAAGAACTACTTTGGGATGACCAATCAATCCTCTCGCTGGGCAGTTCGATTAAATTTGTGATGGAAGTAGTTAATAGCAACTGGCAAAACGATTATGCGCGTAAAGTTGAAGACTACGCAATTTTAGGTATTCCTGAATATTGGATTGCGGATTATGCGGGTCTAGGTGGGACTCGACATATTGGGAAACCGAAACAACCTACCCTTTCCATTTGTACCTTAGTCAAAGGAGAGTATGAAATTCAGCAGATTCGAGGCAATCAACCTATTACTTCGCCGACATTCCCAAATTTCAAACTGACAGCAGAACAAGTTTTAAAGGCTGGCAGATAA
- a CDS encoding type IIL restriction-modification enzyme MmeI, whose amino-acid sequence MIALDKAVDLCYCPQPFVSELNRIEYLFSLYEALSAPLLKVEKKKRSKKKDS is encoded by the coding sequence ATGATAGCCCTAGATAAAGCCGTAGACCTCTGCTATTGTCCCCAACCCTTCGTTAGCGAACTAAATCGCATTGAGTATTTATTTAGCCTCTATGAAGCCCTAAGTGCGCCATTGCTGAAAGTTGAGAAGAAAAAGCGAAGCAAGAAAAAAGATAGTTAA
- a CDS encoding NAD(P)H-quinone oxidoreductase subunit N, giving the protein MDFANFASQLNAGTILPEGIVMITLLGVLIVDLILGRTSARWIGYLATLGLTAAIIALYFQWDTTNPIAFTGSFNGDDLSIVFRGIIALSAMSTILMSIRYVEQSGTPLAEFIAILMTATLGGMFLSGANELVMIFISLEALSISSYLLTGYTKRDPRSNEAALKYLLIGASSTAVFLYGVSLLYGLSGGQTELSAIAQGIATANVGQSLCLVIALVFVIAGIGFKISAAPFHQWTPDVYEGAPTPVIAFLSVGSKAAGFALAIRLLTTVFPIVADEWRFVFTALAVLSMVLGNVVALAQTSMKRMLAYSSIAQAGFVMIGLIAGTDAGYSSMIFYLLVYLFMNLCGFTCVVLFSLRTGTDQISEYSGLYQKDPLLTLGLSVSLLSLGGIPPLAGFFGKIYLFWAGWQAGLYWLVLLGLVTSVVSIYYYIRVVKMMVVKEPQEMSDVVKNYPQVRWDLPGLRPLQVGLIVTLIATTISGILSNPLFTLANNSVTNTPMLQAAKVASTQVSVITNKESQGF; this is encoded by the coding sequence ATGGATTTTGCTAATTTTGCATCCCAGTTAAATGCCGGAACGATTTTACCAGAGGGAATCGTCATGATTACCCTCTTGGGGGTTTTGATTGTTGATTTAATTTTGGGACGGACATCTGCTCGCTGGATTGGATATCTAGCTACCCTCGGTTTAACAGCCGCGATTATTGCTCTATACTTCCAATGGGATACAACTAACCCCATTGCCTTTACTGGTAGCTTTAATGGTGATGACCTGAGTATTGTCTTTCGGGGAATTATCGCCCTGTCAGCAATGTCAACAATACTAATGTCAATTCGCTACGTTGAACAAAGTGGTACGCCTTTAGCCGAATTTATTGCCATTTTGATGACTGCGACTTTGGGAGGAATGTTTTTATCCGGTGCTAATGAGTTGGTGATGATTTTCATCTCCTTAGAAGCCTTGAGTATTTCCTCTTATTTGTTGACAGGTTATACAAAACGTGACCCCCGTTCCAATGAAGCAGCGTTGAAATACCTGTTAATTGGTGCTTCTAGTACAGCGGTGTTTTTGTATGGTGTCTCCCTGCTGTATGGGTTATCCGGTGGACAGACAGAACTAAGTGCGATCGCTCAAGGTATCGCTACAGCAAATGTTGGTCAGTCTCTATGTTTAGTAATTGCTCTGGTTTTCGTGATTGCGGGTATTGGTTTCAAAATCTCCGCTGCACCTTTCCACCAATGGACACCAGACGTTTATGAAGGCGCACCAACCCCAGTTATTGCCTTTTTATCTGTCGGTTCTAAAGCCGCCGGATTTGCCTTGGCTATCCGTCTCTTAACCACCGTTTTCCCTATCGTGGCAGATGAATGGAGATTTGTCTTCACTGCCCTTGCTGTGCTGAGTATGGTACTGGGTAACGTTGTCGCACTAGCCCAAACTAGCATGAAACGGATGTTAGCTTACTCATCCATTGCCCAAGCTGGATTTGTGATGATTGGCTTAATCGCGGGAACTGATGCCGGCTATTCCAGTATGATTTTCTATCTACTGGTATACCTGTTTATGAACCTCTGCGGCTTTACCTGTGTGGTATTGTTCTCACTGCGAACAGGAACAGACCAAATTTCTGAATACTCCGGTTTGTATCAAAAAGACCCACTTTTAACACTGGGTTTGAGTGTTTCTCTCTTATCCTTGGGTGGTATTCCCCCACTAGCCGGATTTTTCGGGAAAATTTACTTATTTTGGGCAGGTTGGCAAGCTGGTCTTTACTGGTTAGTTTTACTAGGTTTAGTTACCAGTGTGGTTTCCATCTATTACTACATTCGTGTAGTGAAAATGATGGTAGTCAAAGAACCTCAAGAAATGTCCGATGTAGTGAAGAATTATCCCCAAGTTCGTTGGGATTTACCAGGACTGAGACCTTTACAAGTGGGTTTGATAGTAACTTTAATAGCTACTACTATTTCTGGAATCTTATCCAATCCCTTGTTTACTTTAGCTAACAATTCTGTTACTAACACTCCCATGTTACAAGCAGCAAAAGTTGCCAGTACACAAGTTAGTGTTATTACAAACAAGGAGTCACAGGGATTTTAA
- the hrmK gene encoding hybrid histidine kinase/response regulator HrmK, giving the protein MSTERNSQINGNHRLTPMENLRYQLWLESSLNQLQIRLQDYLISVATKTALGIATEAEIFQIVVNELHKALSDSLIAVTQYIVSIALFEPQQIVGQISYISHSSSLTPNFGVMSPTEKKLSLRLHKSINLQDVQQMETQKYQSAWYLFEDTQGIKAWLIICTTNLSSDCKLLKDTFYPLKLQLVTKTVENCRTALTQLAQIQSSQKYYQDLANFNQELERSNQLKNQFLANTSHEIRTPLSSIIGFTHLLLAQGYEPEKARHQEYLQIIQSSGKHLLGLINDILDLSKIEANQLEVQWELVDISTLCRNVLALVKEKAANKGLTLRLEIEPEIKNIIADPLRLKQMLLNLLFNAIKFTMKGNVGLQVSSQDGFLRFTVWDTGTGISFEDQSRLFQPYSQVVNPAAGRNEGTGLGLVVTQKLAEIHGGYLELESVVDQGSRFSVLLPLKPTGGVLAAIETTAEYDLEVVSHPCDNDMTPSPVILLVEDDLPNGELMGIYLRRLGYQVNWVKNGAKMWNSLEEIEAAVILMDVSLPDANGLNLVQQLRETPKYQHIPIIAQTAMAMKGDCESCFAAGVNEYISKPIDLKLLASLVAKYCPYVEKSTNGQK; this is encoded by the coding sequence GTGTCAACAGAACGAAACTCACAAATAAATGGAAACCATCGGCTGACACCAATGGAAAATCTGCGGTATCAGTTGTGGCTGGAAAGCAGCTTAAATCAGTTGCAAATTCGTCTCCAGGATTATCTAATTTCTGTGGCTACTAAGACTGCATTAGGAATAGCCACAGAAGCAGAAATTTTTCAAATCGTTGTCAATGAACTTCACAAAGCGTTAAGTGATAGTTTAATTGCGGTTACCCAGTATATTGTAAGTATTGCCCTATTTGAACCACAGCAAATAGTTGGTCAAATCTCTTATATTTCCCATTCATCATCATTAACTCCCAATTTCGGGGTAATGTCTCCAACTGAGAAAAAGCTATCTTTGAGGTTGCATAAATCTATCAATCTCCAAGATGTACAGCAAATGGAAACTCAAAAATACCAAAGTGCTTGGTATTTATTTGAGGATACCCAAGGAATAAAAGCGTGGTTAATCATCTGCACAACCAATCTTTCATCCGACTGTAAATTACTCAAGGATACTTTTTACCCGCTCAAGTTACAATTAGTCACAAAAACTGTGGAAAATTGTCGCACAGCCTTAACCCAACTTGCACAAATACAATCTTCTCAAAAGTATTACCAGGATTTAGCTAATTTTAATCAAGAACTAGAACGGAGTAATCAACTTAAAAATCAGTTTTTGGCAAATACTAGTCATGAAATCCGCACTCCCCTAAGTTCAATTATTGGTTTTACCCATTTGCTATTAGCACAGGGTTATGAACCTGAGAAAGCCCGTCATCAAGAGTATTTACAAATTATTCAATCTAGTGGTAAGCATTTATTAGGATTAATTAATGATATTTTGGATCTCTCTAAAATTGAAGCCAACCAGCTAGAAGTACAATGGGAACTAGTTGATATTTCTACTTTGTGTCGGAATGTTTTAGCTTTGGTGAAAGAGAAAGCTGCTAATAAAGGTTTAACACTGCGTTTAGAAATTGAACCAGAGATTAAAAACATCATCGCTGATCCTTTGCGACTTAAACAGATGTTATTGAATTTACTTTTCAATGCGATTAAATTCACGATGAAAGGTAATGTGGGCTTACAGGTTTCTAGTCAAGATGGATTTTTGCGGTTTACAGTTTGGGATACTGGTACAGGTATTTCTTTTGAAGATCAATCTCGACTGTTTCAACCCTATAGTCAAGTGGTTAATCCCGCAGCCGGTCGTAATGAAGGTACTGGTTTGGGGTTGGTAGTGACTCAAAAATTAGCAGAAATTCATGGTGGTTATTTAGAGTTAGAATCTGTAGTTGATCAAGGTTCTCGTTTTAGTGTTTTACTTCCTCTTAAACCAACGGGAGGAGTTTTAGCAGCTATAGAAACAACAGCAGAATATGATTTAGAAGTGGTTAGTCATCCTTGTGATAATGATATGACTCCCTCGCCCGTAATTTTGCTGGTGGAAGATGATTTACCCAATGGGGAATTAATGGGAATTTATTTAAGAAGATTAGGATATCAGGTTAATTGGGTGAAGAATGGGGCAAAAATGTGGAATAGTCTCGAAGAAATAGAAGCAGCCGTGATTTTGATGGATGTGAGTTTACCTGATGCTAATGGTTTAAATTTGGTGCAGCAATTACGAGAAACCCCAAAATATCAGCATATACCGATTATTGCTCAAACGGCTATGGCTATGAAGGGCGATTGTGAAAGTTGTTTTGCGGCTGGTGTTAATGAGTATATTTCTAAGCCAATAGATTTAAAGCTTTTAGCCAGTCTGGTGGCTAAGTATTGTCCCTATGTAGAAAAATCTACCAATGGTCAAAAGTAG
- the lipA gene encoding lipoyl synthase yields the protein MNSPQQVDIKSEIMTMPSWLRRPIGKASEISTVQRIIKQRQIHTICEEGRCPNRGECYAQKTATFLLMGPTCTRACAFCQVDKGHAPMALDEEEPQKVAESVRLLGLRYVVLTSVARDDLADGGAGHFVRTMETIRQMNPDTQIEVLTSDFWGGGGVAVQRHSLAMIIQAQPACFNHNVETVRRLTPTVRRGAKYDRSLAVLATVKELNDQLPTKSGVMVGHGETMEELIETMADLRSVKCDRLTIGQYMRPSLDHLPVKKYWTPEEFTELGNIAKEMGFNHVRSGPLVRSSYHAGEE from the coding sequence ATGAATTCTCCACAACAAGTTGATATCAAGTCAGAAATCATGACTATGCCTAGCTGGTTGCGTCGGCCCATTGGCAAAGCCAGTGAAATCTCTACTGTCCAACGTATCATTAAGCAGCGACAAATTCACACAATTTGTGAAGAAGGTCGTTGTCCAAATCGGGGTGAATGCTACGCCCAAAAAACAGCAACTTTTTTATTAATGGGGCCAACTTGCACCCGCGCCTGTGCTTTTTGTCAAGTAGATAAAGGTCATGCGCCAATGGCGTTGGATGAGGAAGAACCTCAAAAGGTGGCGGAATCGGTACGGCTTTTAGGGTTGCGGTATGTGGTATTAACTTCTGTCGCCCGTGATGACTTGGCTGATGGAGGGGCTGGTCATTTTGTGAGGACAATGGAGACTATTCGCCAGATGAATCCCGATACTCAAATTGAGGTGCTGACATCGGATTTTTGGGGTGGTGGGGGTGTGGCAGTTCAACGTCACAGTTTAGCCATGATTATTCAGGCTCAACCGGCTTGTTTTAACCATAATGTCGAAACAGTCCGCAGGTTAACTCCAACTGTGCGCCGAGGAGCAAAATATGACCGTTCGTTGGCTGTATTAGCGACGGTTAAGGAGTTGAATGATCAGCTTCCTACGAAGTCAGGTGTGATGGTGGGACATGGGGAAACTATGGAGGAATTAATTGAGACAATGGCGGATTTGCGATCTGTAAAATGCGATCGCCTCACCATTGGTCAATATATGCGCCCTTCTTTAGACCATCTACCTGTTAAAAAATATTGGACTCCAGAGGAATTTACCGAACTGGGTAATATAGCCAAGGAAATGGGATTTAATCACGTCCGTTCCGGTCCCCTGGTTCGCAGTTCCTATCACGCTGGGGAGGAGTAG
- a CDS encoding HVO_A0114 family putative DNA-binding protein: MGKPVNFRLSFESAKSLFSELTPARLDLLDTLSRTGPCSIYALAKTAERNYSNVHTDVNRLEELGLIERTKEDKISVQFEAVEIFMPLAKAV, translated from the coding sequence ATTGGAAAGCCAGTAAATTTTAGACTTTCATTTGAATCTGCAAAATCACTTTTTAGCGAACTAACGCCTGCTCGACTTGATTTACTTGATACCTTAAGCAGAACTGGTCCATGCAGTATTTACGCGCTGGCAAAAACAGCCGAAAGAAACTATTCAAACGTACACACAGACGTAAATCGCCTGGAAGAACTCGGATTAATTGAACGGACAAAAGAAGATAAAATATCTGTACAGTTTGAAGCGGTTGAAATATTCATGCCACTAGCGAAAGCAGTGTGA
- a CDS encoding branched-chain amino acid ABC transporter permease, whose product MDITQFAQLIINGIAVGSIIALAAVGLTLTYGILRLSNFAHGDFLTLGAYLTLMVNAMGLNIWLSMIVATVGTVGGMLLAEKLLWSKMRSIRASSTTLIIISIGLALFLRNGIIFLWGGKNQNYNLPVIPALEFGTLKIPQNQLLVLGLAILAILSLHYLLQNTKIGKAMRAVADDLDLARVSGINVDRVILWTWVIAGTFTSLGGSMYGLITAVRPNMGWFLILPLFASVILGGIGNPYGAIAAAFIIGIAQEVSTPWLGSQYKQGVALLIMIVVLLIRPKGLFKGTI is encoded by the coding sequence ATGGATATTACACAATTTGCTCAATTGATTATTAACGGTATTGCTGTCGGTAGTATTATCGCCTTAGCCGCAGTAGGACTAACCTTAACCTATGGGATTTTGCGGTTGTCTAATTTTGCTCACGGTGATTTTCTCACATTGGGCGCTTATTTGACTCTCATGGTCAATGCGATGGGTCTAAATATTTGGTTATCCATGATTGTGGCTACCGTGGGAACTGTGGGAGGAATGTTACTGGCAGAAAAATTACTGTGGTCAAAAATGCGGTCTATCCGTGCTAGTTCCACAACTCTGATTATTATCTCTATCGGTCTGGCTTTATTTCTCCGCAATGGGATTATTTTTCTTTGGGGGGGTAAAAACCAAAATTATAATTTACCCGTGATTCCAGCTTTAGAATTTGGGACTTTAAAAATACCGCAAAATCAGTTATTGGTACTGGGGTTAGCGATTCTGGCGATTTTATCCCTCCACTACTTGCTACAAAATACGAAAATTGGTAAGGCGATGCGGGCAGTAGCTGATGATTTAGATTTAGCGAGAGTATCTGGTATTAATGTTGATAGAGTAATTTTGTGGACTTGGGTAATTGCTGGGACATTCACTTCTTTAGGTGGCAGTATGTACGGGCTAATTACAGCGGTGCGTCCAAATATGGGTTGGTTTTTGATTTTACCTTTGTTTGCTTCAGTGATTTTGGGGGGAATTGGCAATCCTTACGGAGCGATCGCCGCAGCCTTTATCATTGGTATTGCCCAAGAAGTTAGCACCCCCTGGCTAGGTTCACAGTATAAGCAAGGTGTAGCCTTACTAATCATGATTGTGGTGCTGCTTATTCGCCCCAAAGGTTTATTCAAAGGCACGATTTAA
- a CDS encoding toxin-antitoxin system TumE family protein — protein sequence MKATLIAKAKEFHDDGSIVEVVIWELPEPTPPSTYKYKYRLFYGQNGKCRIRYENERGKGDHKHINSHEIDYNFTSIDKLLDDVEKDIETWSES from the coding sequence ATGAAGGCCACTCTAATCGCCAAAGCAAAAGAATTTCATGACGACGGATCAATCGTCGAGGTTGTTATATGGGAATTACCAGAGCCAACACCACCAAGCACATATAAATACAAATACAGATTATTTTACGGGCAGAATGGAAAATGTAGAATTAGATATGAGAACGAACGCGGAAAAGGAGATCATAAACATATAAACTCACACGAAATAGATTACAACTTCACAAGCATTGATAAATTGCTTGACGATGTTGAGAAAGACATTGAAACCTGGAGTGAATCATGA
- a CDS encoding type II toxin-antitoxin system HicA family toxin encodes MPTWKAIKWRELVIFLKEAGFEGPYSGGKHQYLQDLRNWHIGRVRQISTICLFAGFMQSDAPYNRFLV; translated from the coding sequence ATGCCTACTTGGAAAGCCATAAAATGGCGGGAACTGGTTATTTTTCTTAAAGAAGCAGGCTTTGAAGGTCCTTATTCAGGTGGTAAACATCAATACTTACAGGACTTACGCAACTGGCACATTGGTAGGGTGCGTCAAATATCAACAATCTGTTTATTTGCAGGATTTATGCAGTCTGACGCACCCTACAACAGATTTTTGGTGTGA